Proteins found in one Terribacillus sp. DMT04 genomic segment:
- a CDS encoding lipopolysaccharide assembly protein LapB, with amino-acid sequence MGQNISKQVDISAEMDNWSISIRLDKREAATSIYERLKRFMNDYTTETLINFLLLESRFYLMHKDTVNGANSIDKAKAYLPHFNDTHRHYFHLAEGILFYNETHYPEALNCFEKAEKYLSHLDDPVEIGEFHLRQAMTYFNLDITTLSVLHAERAIEALKPYKTFEFLLAHAEMLQGLNYVDLRNFERAEEYLHSALTTFKRVGNNNFIASTNLNLGVLYVKSDLPAAAIRYLEEALKHNQARIRLKILYLLADCYWKTDQTSKALETYTNGFNESIEKDDLAKKWEFAMLHKKYVDRINFESVWQEGIEYFRRINDFYNVKRFSTELAEYYTEHSQYELATKYYSMALLQ; translated from the coding sequence ATGGGACAGAATATCTCCAAGCAAGTCGATATTTCGGCTGAAATGGACAATTGGTCTATCAGTATTCGCCTTGATAAAAGAGAAGCGGCAACTAGTATCTATGAACGTTTAAAGAGATTTATGAATGACTACACAACCGAGACCCTCATTAACTTTTTACTGCTAGAAAGTCGCTTTTACTTGATGCACAAAGATACTGTGAATGGCGCAAATTCCATTGACAAAGCAAAAGCATACCTTCCCCACTTCAATGATACCCACCGACATTATTTTCACTTAGCTGAAGGCATACTATTCTATAACGAAACCCATTATCCAGAAGCACTTAACTGCTTTGAAAAAGCTGAAAAGTATCTGAGTCATTTAGATGATCCTGTTGAAATAGGTGAATTTCATCTTCGCCAAGCGATGACATATTTTAATCTCGACATAACTACACTATCTGTACTTCACGCAGAAAGAGCCATCGAAGCCCTGAAACCTTATAAGACTTTTGAATTTCTACTTGCTCATGCAGAAATGCTGCAAGGATTGAATTATGTAGACCTACGTAACTTCGAACGAGCAGAAGAATATCTACATAGTGCTTTAACGACATTTAAAAGAGTAGGTAACAACAATTTTATTGCTTCAACCAATCTCAATCTCGGCGTCCTTTATGTAAAAAGTGACCTGCCAGCTGCTGCTATTCGATATCTTGAAGAGGCGCTAAAACATAATCAAGCACGCATTCGGTTGAAAATCTTGTACTTGTTGGCTGATTGTTATTGGAAGACGGATCAGACTTCCAAAGCTCTTGAAACGTATACTAATGGATTTAATGAAAGTATCGAAAAAGATGATTTGGCGAAAAAGTGGGAATTCGCAATGCTTCACAAGAAATATGTAGACAGGATAAATTTTGAAAGTGTATGGCAGGAAGGCATAGAGTATTTCAGAAGAATTAACGATTTTTACAATGTTAAAAGGTTTTCAACAGAGCTAGCCGAGTATTATACTGAACATAGTCAGTACGAACTTGCAACGAAGTATTACTCAATGGCTTTACTACAATAA
- a CDS encoding lipopolysaccharide assembly protein LapB: MERLDTIDHLENWSVSIQLDKKEVARSIHKELNKHTDHFDTQTLISYFLLESRYYTIIGELQASKRSLVIARQYEDNFTEFHRYQHFFAEGIIDYYEELFEEALMKFEKAEQHISSVIDPAGLGEFHLIKAMTYYFLDITALSALHAAKAVEKLNSIGALNFLLARSELVQGMNYMELSDYETAEEYLHRALATCKKIENESLLASTNLNLGLLYVTRELPAVAIRYLEEALEKKQERIELKTLYLLADSYWQTNQTANAMKAYTAGFQKSIDSNNTKMKWEFAMLHKKYEDKVNFESVWQEGIEYFQKINDLFNVRHYSKELAQYYTENKQYELATRYYLLAII; this comes from the coding sequence ATGGAACGTCTTGATACGATAGATCATCTTGAGAATTGGTCTGTGAGTATTCAGCTTGATAAAAAAGAAGTTGCTCGCAGCATTCATAAAGAGTTGAATAAACATACTGACCATTTTGATACACAAACACTTATCTCCTATTTTTTATTGGAAAGTCGGTATTATACGATTATTGGAGAACTTCAAGCAAGCAAGCGTTCGCTAGTAATAGCTAGGCAATATGAAGATAATTTCACTGAATTCCATAGATATCAACATTTCTTTGCTGAAGGAATTATCGACTATTACGAAGAATTATTCGAGGAAGCGTTAATGAAATTTGAGAAAGCCGAACAACATATAAGCTCAGTAATTGATCCAGCAGGGTTAGGAGAGTTTCATCTCATCAAGGCTATGACCTATTACTTTCTTGATATCACAGCTTTATCTGCTCTTCATGCAGCGAAGGCTGTCGAAAAACTTAATTCTATAGGAGCGCTAAATTTCCTATTGGCGCGTTCAGAGCTAGTTCAAGGAATGAACTACATGGAACTTTCTGATTATGAAACTGCTGAAGAGTATCTTCACAGAGCTCTAGCCACTTGTAAGAAAATCGAAAATGAAAGTCTGTTAGCATCCACGAATCTGAACCTAGGCCTCCTATACGTAACACGCGAATTGCCGGCAGTCGCAATTCGTTATTTGGAAGAGGCATTAGAGAAAAAGCAGGAACGTATTGAATTAAAAACGCTGTATTTATTAGCAGACTCCTATTGGCAGACAAACCAAACTGCGAATGCCATGAAAGCCTACACAGCAGGATTTCAAAAGAGTATAGACAGCAACAATACAAAAATGAAGTGGGAATTTGCTATGCTTCATAAGAAATATGAAGACAAGGTTAACTTTGAGAGCGTTTGGCAAGAAGGAATCGAATATTTTCAAAAAATTAACGATTTATTCAACGTTAGGCACTATTCGAAAGAGTTAGCTCAGTATTATACTGAAAACAAGCAGTATGAACTTGCAACCAGATATTATCTACTCGCTATAATCTAA
- a CDS encoding sodium:alanine symporter family protein, translated as MLGKVSEYLWSVPMLVFIAVVAGVYTIATGFLQVRFFKDMITQTFTGKSSASGVSPFQALVIALSGRVGTGNIAGVATAIAAGGPGAVFWMWFIAFFGSAAAFAESTLAQIYKKRVDGEYRGGPAYYAEKGLGWKWYGYIFAVVAAVSTCLLTPGIQANAIAESMDNAFGITPLITGIALVAIVGYVIFGGIRRIAFLASYVVPIMALFYLLVAAIVIFANIEQVPSTFALIFSSAFGVDSAFGGIIGAAISWGVKRGLYSNEAGQGTGAQAAAAAEVSHPVKQGLVQSFSVYIDTLLICTATALMILMTGNYSVESPDGGFIVDYANGMEAGAGYTQAAVDGVLGGFGSAFVAISLFFFAFTTLVAYFYIAETNLFYIVRGKKRKIFSNIMKPLFLAAVFLGTVRSASFAWTLADIGLGLMVWVNLIAVILLYKPTIIAFKDYKEQKKQGLDPVFRPSQVAIKNADYWEERELEEEMQRKTV; from the coding sequence ATGTTGGGGAAGGTTAGCGAATATCTATGGAGTGTGCCGATGCTAGTGTTCATCGCTGTGGTGGCAGGAGTTTATACTATTGCTACAGGTTTCTTGCAAGTAAGATTCTTTAAAGACATGATTACCCAAACATTCACTGGCAAAAGTTCTGCTTCCGGCGTATCCCCTTTTCAGGCGCTGGTTATTGCATTGTCAGGAAGGGTGGGAACGGGTAATATAGCCGGTGTGGCAACAGCGATAGCTGCAGGAGGACCGGGAGCTGTTTTCTGGATGTGGTTCATTGCCTTTTTCGGATCCGCAGCAGCGTTTGCTGAATCAACACTTGCACAGATTTATAAAAAGCGAGTAGATGGAGAATACCGCGGCGGACCTGCTTATTATGCAGAAAAAGGTCTCGGATGGAAGTGGTACGGCTATATCTTTGCAGTGGTTGCAGCTGTTTCAACGTGTTTGTTAACACCTGGCATACAGGCAAACGCCATTGCAGAAAGTATGGATAACGCATTTGGCATCACACCATTGATAACAGGAATCGCTTTGGTCGCAATTGTTGGTTACGTTATTTTTGGCGGGATCCGCAGAATCGCCTTTTTAGCTTCTTATGTAGTCCCAATTATGGCATTATTTTATTTACTTGTAGCAGCCATCGTCATTTTTGCGAATATCGAACAAGTTCCAAGTACTTTTGCGCTTATTTTCTCTAGCGCATTTGGTGTTGATTCTGCTTTTGGCGGTATTATTGGCGCTGCGATTAGCTGGGGTGTAAAACGCGGACTGTATTCCAACGAAGCAGGTCAGGGAACAGGAGCTCAAGCAGCTGCCGCTGCCGAAGTGTCACACCCAGTAAAACAGGGCTTAGTGCAATCTTTCTCTGTCTACATTGATACGCTGCTCATTTGTACAGCTACTGCGCTGATGATTTTAATGACAGGCAACTACAGTGTGGAAAGTCCCGATGGCGGATTTATCGTTGATTATGCAAATGGAATGGAAGCTGGAGCAGGATATACGCAAGCGGCAGTTGACGGTGTACTTGGCGGATTTGGTTCCGCATTTGTAGCTATTTCCTTGTTCTTCTTTGCTTTTACGACACTCGTTGCTTATTTTTATATCGCCGAAACAAATCTGTTTTATATTGTTAGAGGGAAGAAACGGAAGATTTTCTCTAACATCATGAAACCATTGTTCCTGGCAGCTGTCTTCTTAGGGACGGTACGTTCGGCAAGCTTTGCTTGGACATTAGCAGATATTGGTCTCGGTCTCATGGTATGGGTTAACTTAATTGCTGTCATCCTGCTGTACAAACCGACCATCATCGCTTTCAAAGATTACAAGGAACAAAAGAAGCAAGGACTGGACCCTGTTTTCCGCCCTTCACAAGTAGCTATTAAGAATGCTGATTATTGGGAAGAGCGGGAGCTGGAAGAGGAGATGCAGCGGAAAACGGTATAA
- a CDS encoding putative hydro-lyase yields MKPSTIREQIRSGKHKSHTSGVANDYVQANLAIVPKEYAFDFLLFANRNPKSCPIIDVLEAGEVESVLAAGSDIRSDIPQYFVYEYGKLTKKVHDLKEIWRDDFVSFLIGCSFTFESQLLKEGVPLKHIEQNKNVAMYITNCQTKPAGQFSGPVVVSMRPIKNELVQKAIDVTAQFPNMHGSPVHVGNPKEIGIKDISKPDFGEFVEIAEGETPVFWECGVTPQSAAIHSQIPYVITHAPGHMFITDVTNEEFLRDRT; encoded by the coding sequence GTGAAACCAAGTACTATAAGAGAACAAATCAGAAGCGGTAAACATAAATCGCACACATCTGGTGTAGCAAATGATTACGTCCAAGCAAACTTAGCAATTGTACCAAAAGAATATGCTTTTGATTTTTTGCTGTTTGCGAATCGAAATCCGAAGTCTTGTCCAATCATTGACGTATTAGAAGCCGGAGAAGTTGAATCTGTGCTGGCTGCTGGTTCAGATATTCGCAGTGATATTCCGCAATATTTTGTGTATGAGTATGGCAAATTAACGAAGAAGGTTCATGATCTGAAAGAAATCTGGCGGGATGACTTTGTCTCGTTTTTAATCGGCTGCAGCTTCACATTTGAAAGTCAGCTGTTAAAAGAAGGCGTACCTTTAAAGCATATTGAGCAGAACAAAAACGTGGCGATGTATATTACCAACTGTCAGACAAAGCCGGCTGGTCAGTTCAGTGGACCTGTGGTAGTGTCCATGAGGCCGATAAAAAACGAGCTTGTGCAAAAAGCAATTGACGTTACCGCACAGTTCCCGAACATGCATGGTTCGCCAGTTCACGTGGGAAATCCAAAAGAAATAGGGATTAAAGATATCAGCAAGCCTGATTTTGGCGAATTTGTGGAAATAGCAGAAGGGGAAACGCCTGTTTTCTGGGAATGTGGTGTGACACCGCAATCAGCAGCGATTCATTCTCAGATTCCGTATGTGATTACGCATGCGCCGGGGCATATGTTTATTACAGATGTTACGAATGAAGAGTTTTTGCGGGATAGAACTTGA
- a CDS encoding metal-sensing transcriptional repressor has product MRGLLKMMKEYKDCKDVITQLSASRTAVDRTIRLIRSSNLVECVRAAADAFVKEIIVSLVKSR; this is encoded by the coding sequence TTGCGCGGCCTTCTTAAAATGATGAAAGAATACAAAGACTGCAAAGATGTGATCACGCAGTTATCTGCTTCCAGAACAGCAGTTGACCGTACAATCAGATTGATTAGAAGTTCCAACTTGGTAGAATGTGTACGAGCAGCAGCGGATGCTTTTGTGAAAGAAATCATCGTTTCGCTCGTAAAGAGCCGATAA
- a CDS encoding CPBP family intramembrane glutamic endopeptidase translates to MPGRYWFIILTYILMQVSSFALIPFVPWMDDQGLDLATVSYWWSVISFFIAVIIVCILLRQDMRSPAMRNATGIGMTLLWIIIGFFGAYFGQVIAGLIEIYVLNIRQTSQNTSNIIDAIQSVPAFVIIVVVFAPILEEIIFRKIIFGEIYKRTNFFVAVLISALLFGVVHGDLLHLLQYFVMGVIFATLYVQTKRIIVPIITHGLMNLMVVIIQLNLTPEKIEQMQKQLENMQTIIFGGIL, encoded by the coding sequence TTGCCAGGACGCTATTGGTTTATTATTTTGACATACATTTTAATGCAGGTATCTTCATTTGCGCTCATCCCTTTTGTACCATGGATGGACGATCAAGGATTAGATCTCGCAACCGTTTCTTATTGGTGGAGTGTCATTAGCTTCTTTATTGCTGTTATCATTGTATGCATCCTGCTTCGTCAGGATATGCGCTCACCAGCAATGCGAAATGCTACTGGTATCGGTATGACACTCCTATGGATCATAATCGGATTCTTTGGTGCTTACTTTGGGCAGGTTATTGCTGGTTTAATTGAGATTTACGTATTAAACATCCGACAAACTTCTCAGAACACGTCAAATATAATAGATGCTATTCAGTCGGTTCCAGCTTTCGTAATCATCGTCGTTGTATTCGCACCTATATTAGAGGAGATAATTTTCCGTAAGATCATCTTTGGTGAGATTTACAAACGGACAAATTTCTTTGTGGCCGTACTTATTTCAGCACTTTTGTTCGGTGTTGTGCATGGTGACTTGCTGCACCTTTTGCAATACTTCGTGATGGGTGTTATCTTTGCTACACTTTATGTACAAACTAAACGGATTATTGTACCGATTATCACACACGGCTTAATGAATTTGATGGTCGTCATCATTCAGCTTAATTTGACGCCTGAAAAAATTGAACAGATGCAAAAACAACTAGAAAACATGCAAACAATCATCTTTGGAGGAATTTTATGA
- the groL gene encoding chaperonin GroEL (60 kDa chaperone family; promotes refolding of misfolded polypeptides especially under stressful conditions; forms two stacked rings of heptamers to form a barrel-shaped 14mer; ends can be capped by GroES; misfolded proteins enter the barrel where they are refolded when GroES binds), producing the protein MAKDIKFSEDARRAMLRGVDTLADAVKVTLGPKGRNVVLDKKFGSPLITNDGVTIAKEIELEDAFENMGAQLVSEVASKTNEIAGDGTTTATVLAQAMIREGLKNVASGANPVGVRRGIEKAVEVAVSQLKEISKPIEGKESIAQVAAISAADEEVGKLIAEAMERVGNDGVITIEESRGFNTELEVVEGMQFDRGYASPYMVSDQDKMEAVLEDPYILITDKKITSIQEVLPVLEQVVQQGKPLLMIAEDVEGEALATLVVNKLRGTFNAVAVKAPGFGDRRKAMLEDIATLTGGEVITEDLGLDLKNTQITQLGRASKVVVTKENTTVVEGNGNPENISSRVAQIRAQAEESTSEFDKEKLQERLAKLAGGVAVIKVGAATETELKERKLRIEDALNSTRAAVEEGIVAGGGTALVNIYNNVAGLELSGDEETGAKIVLRAIEEPVRQIAFNAGLEGSVIIERLKKEEVGIGFNAATGEWVNMLDTGIVDPTKVTRSALQNAASVAAMFLTTEAVVADKPEENAGGGMPDMGGMGGMGGMM; encoded by the coding sequence ATGGCTAAAGATATTAAGTTCTCTGAAGACGCTCGCCGCGCGATGCTTCGCGGTGTCGACACACTTGCTGATGCAGTGAAAGTAACGCTTGGACCAAAAGGTCGTAACGTTGTTTTGGATAAGAAATTCGGTTCTCCGCTAATCACGAATGATGGTGTGACAATCGCAAAAGAAATTGAACTAGAAGACGCATTCGAGAACATGGGTGCACAGCTTGTATCTGAAGTTGCTTCTAAAACAAATGAAATCGCTGGTGACGGTACAACGACAGCGACTGTTCTTGCGCAAGCAATGATCCGTGAAGGTCTGAAAAACGTTGCTTCTGGTGCGAACCCAGTAGGCGTACGCCGCGGTATCGAAAAAGCGGTTGAAGTAGCTGTTTCTCAGCTTAAAGAAATCTCTAAACCAATCGAAGGCAAAGAGTCTATCGCACAAGTAGCAGCAATCTCTGCAGCTGACGAAGAAGTTGGTAAACTAATCGCAGAAGCTATGGAGCGCGTTGGTAACGACGGCGTTATCACAATCGAAGAATCCCGCGGCTTCAACACAGAGCTTGAAGTTGTAGAAGGTATGCAATTCGATCGCGGTTATGCTTCTCCATACATGGTTTCTGACCAAGATAAAATGGAAGCTGTACTTGAAGATCCATACATTCTAATTACAGATAAGAAAATCACAAGCATTCAGGAAGTACTTCCTGTCCTTGAGCAAGTTGTACAGCAAGGCAAGCCGCTATTGATGATCGCTGAAGACGTAGAAGGCGAAGCACTTGCAACACTTGTTGTAAACAAACTGCGCGGTACATTCAACGCTGTTGCTGTTAAAGCACCAGGCTTCGGTGACCGTCGTAAAGCAATGCTAGAAGACATCGCGACACTTACTGGTGGTGAAGTGATCACAGAAGACCTAGGTCTTGATCTGAAGAACACACAAATCACACAGCTTGGCCGCGCTTCTAAAGTTGTTGTTACAAAAGAAAACACAACTGTTGTTGAAGGCAACGGCAACCCAGAAAACATTTCTTCCCGCGTCGCACAAATCCGTGCACAAGCAGAAGAATCAACTTCTGAATTCGACAAAGAAAAACTACAAGAGCGCCTAGCAAAACTAGCTGGCGGTGTTGCAGTAATCAAAGTCGGTGCAGCAACAGAAACAGAATTGAAAGAACGCAAACTACGCATCGAAGACGCCCTTAACTCTACGCGCGCAGCAGTAGAAGAAGGTATCGTAGCCGGTGGTGGTACAGCACTAGTCAACATCTACAACAACGTTGCAGGTCTTGAACTATCTGGCGACGAAGAAACTGGTGCGAAAATCGTCCTTCGTGCAATCGAAGAACCAGTACGCCAAATCGCATTCAACGCAGGCCTTGAAGGCTCCGTTATCATCGAACGCCTGAAAAAAGAAGAAGTCGGTATCGGCTTCAACGCAGCAACAGGCGAATGGGTAAACATGCTTGACACAGGTATCGTTGACCCAACAAAAGTAACACGCTCCGCACTCCAAAACGCAGCATCCGTAGCAGCTATGTTCTTAACTACTGAAGCAGTAGTAGCTGACAAGCCAGAAGAAAACGCTGGCGGCGGCATGCCTGACATGGGCGGCATGGGTGGAATGGGCGGTATGATGTAA
- a CDS encoding DoxX family protein: protein MIVQWIRNSRVASGLWTVIRLYLGYAWLSGGLGKLTGGGFDTSGFLKGAVAQAGGDHPAVQSWWAVFLEQVALPNAGLFSFLVMWGEILVGIALILGVFTNFAALMAITMNFAFLFSGTVSTNAQMVLLTVFLLIAGANAGRYGLDRWVMPYLSKHLPKHTPKRPAKPVTS from the coding sequence ATGATTGTGCAATGGATTCGAAACAGCAGAGTGGCGTCTGGATTGTGGACCGTGATTCGTCTTTATTTAGGGTATGCTTGGCTATCTGGAGGACTAGGTAAACTGACAGGCGGCGGATTCGATACGAGCGGCTTCCTGAAAGGTGCAGTTGCACAAGCTGGCGGAGATCACCCAGCAGTGCAAAGCTGGTGGGCAGTATTCTTAGAACAGGTCGCCTTGCCAAATGCAGGACTCTTCAGCTTTCTCGTCATGTGGGGTGAAATACTAGTCGGAATCGCACTCATACTAGGTGTCTTCACTAACTTTGCCGCACTCATGGCCATCACGATGAACTTCGCTTTCCTATTCAGCGGCACGGTCAGCACGAATGCCCAGATGGTTTTGTTAACTGTCTTCCTCCTTATCGCTGGCGCCAATGCCGGACGTTACGGATTGGATCGCTGGGTAATGCCTTATCTAAGCAAGCATTTGCCAAAGCATACACCAAAACGGCCAGCAAAGCCGGTCACATCTTAA
- a CDS encoding glycoside hydrolase domain-containing protein, translating to MNQIIGDQKVWETQNWLNGTYRGRQGYQVIDVNGRTGWSTMYALTRALQIELGIGTPVDSFGPTTLRLLNNMGPISKGFNENTNIVKIIQGGLYCKGYNPGGITGTFGDNTSAAISRMKTDMGLTDPDGSMTAKVFKGLLTMDPYVLLSGGSILIRSIQQWMNRKYINRENFYFMPCDGFYSRNVQKSLVYAIQYEQGLSDSIANGNFGPTTRSNLPTLSVGDTGDFVRLFQAAMIFNQFDVSFDGAFTSAISSQVKNFQGFTKLNTTGIADYQTWCSLLVSTGDPTRKGTACDTITEINSLRAEALKDEGYEIIGRYLVNVPGGLNKRLQPGELQTILNAGLSIFPIYQTVGSHVEYFTQEQGEKDGNSATIVAQGYGIPQETTIYFAVDYDAFGDEITSNIIPYFRGINATLGNNYNVGIYGPRNICIQVSNQNLAKYSFVSGMSTGFSGNLGYPLPENWSFDQISTITVENSSTAIEIDNNINSGRDKGVSYLTTPSEENRSFFEQLNDVQNIARAFDPDVNKANYLLTHWYRQHDYTSAMWTATSGLIDNEFVDYVNEQIGSDIYNITDPITGFKIGSEHLYATLSGELYSYIDVGDKAIKDFAGWAGDLATVNIDVFNNMDSSTFDGDAYECAKYYIGHETDGSFTLDDLLGDVDAYNIAQMVLNQSLTIYDATVKYYDENVQKRFTLFFENRFGGSVETLEAEVARYGYEADPVITAMRELLQSFSVPSEVEVRVAAAFEDVIRQKVIEEA from the coding sequence ATGAATCAAATTATAGGAGATCAAAAGGTGTGGGAAACACAAAACTGGCTTAATGGAACATATAGAGGAAGACAGGGTTATCAAGTAATTGATGTTAATGGGAGAACGGGTTGGTCCACAATGTACGCTCTAACACGAGCTCTACAAATAGAGCTTGGCATTGGTACACCTGTCGATAGCTTTGGGCCTACTACATTACGTCTTTTAAACAACATGGGGCCAATTTCAAAAGGTTTTAACGAGAATACCAATATAGTTAAAATCATCCAAGGCGGACTATACTGCAAAGGATACAACCCTGGTGGTATTACTGGAACATTTGGAGATAACACAAGTGCCGCTATTAGTAGAATGAAAACAGACATGGGATTAACCGATCCTGATGGAAGTATGACAGCAAAAGTGTTTAAAGGTCTATTAACAATGGATCCATATGTACTATTAAGTGGTGGCAGTATTCTAATCCGCTCTATACAACAATGGATGAACAGAAAGTACATCAACCGAGAAAACTTTTATTTTATGCCATGTGATGGTTTCTATTCAAGGAACGTTCAAAAATCTCTAGTCTATGCTATTCAATATGAACAAGGACTCAGTGATTCTATAGCTAACGGTAATTTTGGTCCTACAACACGTTCCAACCTCCCTACTCTTTCTGTAGGTGACACAGGAGATTTCGTTAGGTTATTTCAAGCGGCAATGATCTTTAATCAATTTGATGTAAGTTTCGATGGCGCATTCACGAGCGCAATAAGTTCTCAAGTGAAGAATTTTCAAGGTTTCACTAAGTTAAATACTACAGGTATTGCAGATTACCAAACATGGTGTTCTTTACTCGTCAGTACTGGTGATCCGACAAGAAAAGGTACTGCTTGCGATACAATCACTGAAATAAATTCTCTAAGAGCAGAAGCGCTTAAAGATGAAGGTTACGAAATCATTGGGAGATACCTTGTTAATGTACCTGGTGGACTCAACAAAAGATTACAGCCAGGTGAGCTACAAACAATTCTGAATGCTGGATTATCTATTTTCCCTATCTATCAAACTGTCGGATCACACGTTGAATACTTCACTCAAGAACAAGGGGAAAAAGACGGCAATAGTGCTACTATTGTGGCACAAGGATATGGCATTCCTCAAGAAACCACAATATATTTTGCTGTTGACTATGATGCTTTTGGAGATGAAATCACTAGTAATATCATTCCTTATTTCAGGGGAATAAATGCAACATTGGGTAATAATTATAATGTAGGTATTTATGGACCACGTAATATCTGTATCCAAGTATCAAATCAAAACTTGGCAAAGTATAGTTTTGTAAGTGGGATGTCTACTGGATTCAGCGGTAATTTAGGTTATCCACTACCCGAGAACTGGTCCTTTGATCAAATTTCTACTATTACAGTTGAGAATAGTAGTACAGCTATTGAAATAGATAACAATATTAATTCGGGAAGAGATAAAGGGGTTAGCTATCTAACTACACCTTCCGAGGAAAATAGGAGTTTCTTTGAACAGTTAAATGATGTACAAAATATTGCTCGGGCCTTTGATCCAGACGTAAATAAAGCCAATTACCTTCTTACCCACTGGTATAGACAACATGATTACACTAGCGCTATGTGGACAGCTACTTCCGGACTTATTGACAATGAATTTGTAGACTATGTCAATGAACAAATCGGTAGTGATATTTACAATATAACTGACCCGATTACGGGCTTTAAAATTGGTTCCGAACATCTTTATGCAACATTGTCCGGGGAATTATATAGCTATATTGATGTTGGAGACAAAGCCATTAAAGATTTTGCCGGCTGGGCTGGAGATCTTGCGACTGTCAATATTGATGTGTTTAATAATATGGATAGCTCTACTTTCGACGGCGATGCGTATGAATGCGCCAAATACTATATTGGCCACGAAACAGACGGTTCATTTACGTTAGATGATCTTCTAGGTGACGTTGACGCATACAATATAGCTCAAATGGTGCTAAATCAATCTCTTACAATATACGATGCTACTGTCAAATATTACGATGAAAATGTACAAAAAAGATTTACTCTATTTTTCGAAAATCGATTTGGAGGTAGCGTAGAAACTCTGGAAGCTGAAGTTGCACGGTATGGCTATGAAGCAGACCCTGTGATAACTGCTATGAGAGAACTTCTGCAGAGTTTCTCGGTACCAAGTGAGGTAGAAGTACGGGTTGCAGCAGCATTCGAAGATGTAATTAGACAGAAAGTAATCGAAGAAGCTTAA
- the groES gene encoding co-chaperone GroES yields the protein MLKPLGDRVVIELVEQEEKTASGIVLPESAKEKPQEGKVVAVGSGRVTDNGEKYPLEVAEGDLIIFSKYSGTEVKYEGKDYLVLRESDILAVVG from the coding sequence ATGTTGAAGCCACTAGGCGATCGTGTCGTAATTGAACTTGTAGAGCAGGAGGAGAAAACAGCAAGCGGTATTGTACTCCCTGAATCTGCAAAGGAAAAACCGCAAGAAGGTAAAGTTGTTGCCGTCGGTAGCGGTCGTGTAACCGATAATGGTGAAAAATACCCGCTAGAAGTTGCAGAAGGCGATCTTATCATCTTCTCTAAATACTCTGGTACTGAAGTGAAATATGAAGGAAAAGATTACTTAGTTCTTCGCGAAAGCGACATTCTTGCAGTAGTAGGATAA
- a CDS encoding DUF4305 domain-containing protein, whose amino-acid sequence MIRTPLPSAILNLVIGVLFISWAYNDVDSNGWGFFSVLLSALAAYDLYMSFRYFSLHFKIKKMNKKK is encoded by the coding sequence ATGATACGTACGCCATTGCCCTCAGCGATATTAAATCTTGTAATAGGAGTTCTTTTCATATCATGGGCTTATAACGATGTCGATAGTAACGGTTGGGGATTTTTCTCTGTCCTCTTGTCAGCACTAGCTGCTTACGATTTATATATGTCGTTCCGCTATTTCAGCCTGCATTTCAAGATTAAAAAAATGAATAAGAAGAAATAA